A genomic stretch from Telmatocola sphagniphila includes:
- a CDS encoding SDR family oxidoreductase, with product MKTNQSTVLVTGANRGIGKAFVEGFLAQGARKIYAAARKRSDLDAIVALDPKRIVPLVLDVTKPEQVEAAAKVAADVNLLINNAGVATFGTATEISQADLKKDLEVNYFGLIQVTQAFVPVIEKNGGGGIANVLSVVSLVGFPSIAGYSASKAAAWSFTQSLRADVAKRHIKVFSIYPGPIDTDMAKDFPMDKTPPSHVAQEVIQGIEKGAEDIFPDPMSKQFYAAWKADHKAAEKQFAG from the coding sequence ATGAAAACGAATCAATCCACTGTTCTGGTTACCGGGGCCAATCGGGGTATAGGCAAAGCTTTCGTGGAAGGCTTTTTGGCTCAAGGTGCCCGGAAGATTTACGCCGCGGCCCGCAAGCGTTCCGACCTGGATGCGATTGTGGCTCTCGATCCCAAGCGAATCGTGCCGCTGGTTCTGGATGTCACGAAACCCGAACAAGTCGAAGCCGCGGCTAAAGTGGCGGCCGATGTGAATCTCCTGATCAACAACGCCGGTGTGGCGACTTTTGGTACCGCGACGGAAATTTCCCAGGCCGATTTGAAGAAGGATCTGGAGGTCAACTACTTCGGACTGATTCAGGTAACGCAGGCCTTTGTTCCGGTGATTGAAAAAAATGGCGGCGGGGGCATCGCCAATGTGCTGAGCGTCGTTTCTCTGGTCGGATTCCCTAGTATCGCCGGCTATAGTGCTTCCAAGGCGGCCGCCTGGTCGTTCACGCAGTCACTTCGTGCGGATGTGGCCAAACGCCATATTAAAGTCTTCAGTATTTACCCGGGTCCCATCGATACGGATATGGCCAAGGATTTCCCCATGGATAAGACACCGCCCAGCCATGTCGCGCAGGAAGTGATTCAGGGTATCGAAAAAGGAGCCGAGGACATTTTCCCCGATCCGATGTCGAAGCAGTTTTACGCCGCTTGGAAAGCAGATCACAAAGCAGCCGAGAAGCAGTTTGCCGGGTAA
- a CDS encoding TetR/AcrR family transcriptional regulator, with amino-acid sequence MPWEKQFNESEALERAGDAFWKYGYEGISLNTLLEEMGIQKGSFYATYSSKHQVMLDSLEAYINKSFCYLDGLAKQPSPREALVEHFQRIAAPDCAGKGRGCYVVNMALEMAPKDPAVQDLIQKNFERHEECYRRALQAAQALGEIPAELDSIAVGRTLLALVFGMQVLVRAGAKPDVIQSVRDQAIRLLSGATLHS; translated from the coding sequence ATGCCGTGGGAGAAACAATTCAACGAATCGGAAGCTCTGGAAAGAGCGGGGGACGCCTTCTGGAAATATGGCTACGAGGGGATCTCTCTTAATACTCTTTTGGAAGAGATGGGCATCCAGAAAGGGAGCTTTTACGCGACCTATTCCAGCAAGCATCAAGTTATGCTCGATTCCCTCGAAGCTTACATCAATAAAAGCTTTTGCTATCTCGATGGCCTGGCCAAACAGCCCTCCCCGCGCGAGGCATTGGTTGAACACTTTCAGCGGATCGCAGCGCCCGATTGTGCGGGTAAGGGCCGAGGCTGCTACGTGGTGAACATGGCCCTGGAAATGGCCCCGAAAGATCCGGCCGTCCAGGATCTAATCCAAAAGAATTTCGAACGCCATGAAGAATGTTACCGGCGGGCTTTACAGGCCGCGCAGGCGCTCGGCGAGATCCCGGCCGAGCTGGATAGTATCGCTGTGGGCCGTACCTTGCTGGCGCTCGTATTCGGCATGCAAGTCCTGGTTCGAGCGGGAGCAAAACCCGACGTTATTCAATCGGTTCGCGATCAAGCCATTCGACTACTTTCCGGTGCTACTTTGCACAGCTGA